One region of Puniceicoccales bacterium genomic DNA includes:
- the gatC gene encoding Asp-tRNA(Asn)/Glu-tRNA(Gln) amidotransferase subunit GatC — MNSPEQSTSIDIDLISKLARIELTEEEKCKLTGQLRDILEYFDQLKEVDVVDVEPIAHAFPIYNIWRNDDIGESFPVAKALLNAPEKSGNQIIVPKMVE, encoded by the coding sequence ATGAATTCACCAGAACAATCAACATCCATTGATATAGATCTGATTTCCAAGCTGGCAAGAATAGAATTAACCGAGGAAGAAAAATGCAAGCTGACAGGTCAGCTGAGGGATATTTTAGAATATTTTGATCAACTAAAGGAAGTTGATGTGGTCGATGTGGAGCCTATTGCCCATGCATTTCCCATTTATAATATTTGGCGCAATGATGATATTGGTGAAAGTTTTCCCGTGGCCAAGGCTTTGCTAAATGCCCCGGAGAAATCTGGAAATCAAATAATTGTACCTAAAATGGTTGAATAG